In Methanothermobacter sp., the following are encoded in one genomic region:
- a CDS encoding threonine/serine exporter family protein, which produces MTDKLVEFLEELSRALIASGNSVSETERILRDVAESQNVEVEVSVLPTMLIIKAGGETSRMSLAVQSPGVMPLHQVTKIYRLIDDVRSGWTEISDALDKLREIVGGPHRFGRYGMFLGYLLLSVGIAFLIQPDLNLVVYSSLLSMISGALIVLGYGNRRFSLIMPVLASFTVSGVAFFLIRAGAVTGNLTLIVPPLIYFIPGVTLTTGIYELASGELVSGSSRVIYGCMLLLLLVFGVLMGMQINGFPQEEFAAIKISTLSYSPYIGAVLFAAGIYLFLSVYRSDFPWILLVLYTALVGQQLGNTIGGGLLGAFLGALSMTLVARAIEMAGKTPHFVTLYPAFWFLAPGSIGFIGLANLLGKNYLTSIAEITLFSMTVIAIALGLLVGALLTEPFHEKIRAPSGD; this is translated from the coding sequence ATGACGGATAAACTGGTTGAATTCCTTGAGGAGCTCAGCAGGGCACTTATAGCCTCAGGGAACTCTGTTTCTGAGACTGAAAGAATTTTGAGGGACGTTGCAGAGTCACAGAATGTGGAGGTTGAGGTTTCGGTCCTCCCAACCATGCTGATAATCAAGGCTGGTGGGGAGACATCAAGGATGAGTCTTGCAGTCCAGTCCCCCGGTGTGATGCCACTCCACCAGGTTACAAAGATTTACAGACTCATTGACGATGTCAGGTCAGGCTGGACCGAAATCAGCGACGCACTTGATAAACTCAGGGAAATAGTGGGTGGCCCCCACAGGTTCGGGCGCTATGGAATGTTCCTGGGGTACCTGCTCCTCTCGGTGGGGATAGCCTTCCTGATACAGCCTGATCTGAACCTTGTGGTCTATTCCTCCCTTCTAAGCATGATATCAGGTGCGCTAATAGTGCTGGGTTATGGTAACAGGAGGTTCTCCCTTATCATGCCTGTCCTCGCCTCCTTCACGGTTTCAGGTGTTGCATTCTTTCTGATAAGAGCAGGGGCCGTCACAGGTAACCTCACCCTCATTGTGCCCCCACTCATATACTTCATCCCGGGGGTCACCCTCACAACGGGCATATATGAACTTGCAAGCGGTGAACTCGTATCAGGGTCCAGCAGGGTGATATACGGCTGCATGCTCCTTCTGCTCCTGGTATTCGGTGTTCTGATGGGTATGCAGATCAATGGATTTCCCCAGGAAGAATTTGCGGCAATCAAAATTTCAACACTTAGTTACAGTCCCTACATTGGCGCTGTGCTCTTTGCGGCTGGAATATACCTCTTCCTCTCGGTTTACAGAAGCGATTTCCCATGGATACTCCTCGTGCTCTACACGGCACTCGTTGGCCAGCAGCTTGGAAACACCATTGGAGGGGGGCTTCTAGGGGCATTTCTGGGTGCCCTCTCCATGACGCTGGTGGCGAGGGCCATTGAGATGGCCGGTAAAACCCCACACTTTGTCACGCTCTACCCTGCCTTCTGGTTCCTCGCACCGGGATCCATAGGGTTCATAGGACTTGCCAATCTCCTCGGGAAGAACTACCTGACATCCATTGCAGAGATAACACTCTTTTCAATGACGGTGATTGCAATAGCCCTCGGACTCCTGGTTGGAGCCCTTCTGACCGAACCATTCCATGAGAAAATAAGAGCCCCGAGCGGGGATTGA
- a CDS encoding MBL fold metallo-hydrolase: MVADDFATITQKRMTGGLRIDGIGGMNIHVDPGPGALVRSYQFDADPRKLDAVMVSHSHTDHYTDAEVLIEAMTRGMTRQNGAVVGSVSVIDGYMDWGPCISDYHKRKSRCLTLSPGETVEIGEIEVTGTGTVHGDPTGVGFKLRRDDVTLSYTSDTEYFDGLSEYHRDADVLIASVIRPGNDHIRGHMCTDDFIKLVEEVEPGLAVMSHLGMKMILNDPEMEAFRVQEATGIRTLAARDGMKIELDESGIFNMVR, from the coding sequence GTGGTGGCGGACGATTTCGCCACCATAACACAGAAGAGGATGACCGGTGGACTGAGAATTGATGGAATCGGTGGAATGAACATCCATGTGGATCCCGGTCCGGGTGCCCTTGTGAGGTCCTACCAGTTTGATGCTGACCCCAGAAAACTGGATGCAGTCATGGTCTCACATTCACATACGGACCATTACACCGACGCCGAGGTACTCATCGAGGCGATGACCAGGGGGATGACCCGCCAGAATGGGGCTGTTGTGGGTAGTGTGAGTGTTATAGATGGCTACATGGACTGGGGCCCCTGCATATCAGATTATCACAAGAGAAAATCTCGCTGCCTGACACTATCCCCCGGCGAGACCGTGGAGATAGGGGAGATTGAGGTGACAGGTACCGGGACCGTGCATGGAGACCCCACAGGGGTGGGATTCAAACTCAGGAGAGATGATGTTACATTATCCTACACATCGGATACGGAATACTTTGATGGGCTCTCAGAATATCACAGAGATGCTGATGTTCTCATAGCAAGCGTCATAAGGCCCGGGAATGACCATATAAGGGGTCACATGTGCACCGATGACTTCATAAAACTGGTTGAGGAGGTTGAACCGGGACTTGCGGTGATGAGCCACCTTGGAATGAAGATGATACTCAATGACCCTGAAATGGAGGCATTCAGGGTTCAGGAGGCTACAGGGATCCGTACACTGGCAGCAAGGGATGGGATGAAAATCGAACTGGATGAGAGCGGCATTTTTAACATGGTCCGCTGA
- a CDS encoding DUF2121 family protein, which produces MSLIITYISTRGCVIAGDKRRIAYFGDKSKREKLEEELYSGKIKSDDELHRRASELGVSIKVTDDTAKVRSLGDVVVGEISQKTPFETKRRRIYATTGAYQIIDLTGSRITSMEKGETAIIVFGNKVAKELTNRFLKKRWKTKTTLKEVENLFRELMDYVSSRTPSVGSKYDIFMKSPLLDKRSAHKLLSDTIVRDVRLLQKWRAKLKQEMLDRREEMKLASRILTEGEVGRVISQDGNHVEVKLSDGVEAYDTRWKRVAGPGENVLMRLSDDVVVAAGERVAVRNENLCVDGRDIKLECDVIICRTEE; this is translated from the coding sequence ATGAGTCTCATCATAACATACATAAGTACCAGGGGATGCGTGATAGCAGGAGACAAACGCAGAATAGCCTACTTTGGGGATAAATCAAAGAGGGAAAAGCTTGAAGAGGAACTCTACAGTGGGAAGATAAAGAGCGACGATGAACTCCACAGGAGGGCGTCGGAGCTTGGTGTCAGTATAAAGGTCACAGATGACACAGCCAAGGTGAGAAGTCTGGGGGATGTGGTTGTTGGGGAGATAAGCCAGAAAACCCCATTCGAGACAAAGAGGAGAAGGATATATGCAACAACAGGCGCCTATCAGATAATAGATCTCACAGGCTCAAGGATAACCAGTATGGAGAAGGGTGAAACTGCGATAATCGTCTTCGGAAATAAGGTGGCAAAGGAACTGACAAACAGGTTCCTTAAGAAGAGGTGGAAGACAAAGACGACCCTAAAGGAGGTTGAAAACCTTTTCAGGGAACTCATGGATTACGTTTCATCCAGAACCCCCTCAGTTGGCAGTAAATATGACATCTTCATGAAGAGCCCCTTACTGGATAAGAGGAGCGCACATAAGCTTCTCAGCGATACAATCGTTAGGGACGTCCGGCTCCTTCAGAAGTGGAGGGCTAAACTTAAACAGGAGATGCTTGATCGCAGAGAGGAGATGAAACTGGCATCCAGAATACTCACAGAGGGGGAGGTTGGTCGTGTAATCAGTCAGGACGGCAACCATGTTGAGGTAAAACTTTCGGATGGTGTTGAGGCCTACGACACCAGATGGAAACGTGTTGCGGGCCCCGGTGAGAATGTTCTCATGAGGCTCTCAGATGATGTTGTGGTGGCTGCAGGTGAGAGGGTCGCCGTGAGGAACGAGAACCTCTGCGTGGACGGCAGGGACATAAAACTTGAGTGCGACGTCATAATCTGCCGCACTGAGGAATAG
- a CDS encoding thioredoxin domain-containing protein: MKGKEFTNSLINEKSPYLLQHAHHPVNWYPWGDEAFQLAREGKKPIFLSIGYSTCHWCHVMARESFEDPEIAGILNENFVAVKVDREERPDIDAIYMKVCQMMTGTGGWPLTIIMTPEGEPFFAGTYFPPDDRGGVPGLRTILERVVLLWKNAPEGIVKTAREVVSALKKSVTESSELKPETVDAAYEYLRRNFDARNGGFGSYQKFPTPHNIYFLLRYHLRRGDDESLRMVNLTLRRMRYGGIYDQLGYGFHRYAVEPTWTVPHFEKMLYDQALILKAYLEAFQVTCDDLYKQTSLEIVEYVLGNLQSPEGAFYSAEDAESEGVEGKYYLWRASEIREALGDEADVVMRYFNVLEDGNFACDMRGENILHIGSPEMVADEFDLTPGELNEIIEQARRALLERRMERPAPAMDDKILTDWNGLMLGALAACGRILDSKEALAAAKRCLKFIMNNLHVDDELLHRYRDGEAGIDGKLDDYAFLIWGLLELYDATFREGYVDMALELSESLEDRFGAPHGGFYSTDDPRLIVRPMDATDGVIPSGNSVQMLNLLRLGGILEDDDLTESARGVMGAFAGDVESAPAAHTFLLSNLEWALSGGRSLTIVCSGKPVIPLELRKKLIPDFTMTVMPRDWPTAPPHLRDKGAPPEGCAYYLCDGRRCYPPLNDPMDVMEHLGVI, encoded by the coding sequence ATGAAAGGTAAAGAATTCACTAATTCTCTGATAAATGAGAAGAGTCCCTACCTGCTGCAGCATGCCCACCACCCTGTCAACTGGTACCCGTGGGGGGATGAGGCATTTCAGCTGGCAAGGGAGGGCAAAAAACCCATATTTCTATCCATAGGCTACTCGACATGTCACTGGTGCCATGTGATGGCAAGGGAATCCTTTGAGGACCCTGAAATCGCAGGAATACTCAATGAAAACTTTGTGGCTGTGAAGGTGGACAGGGAGGAGCGCCCTGACATCGACGCCATCTACATGAAGGTCTGCCAGATGATGACCGGGACAGGTGGCTGGCCCCTCACAATCATCATGACCCCTGAGGGGGAACCATTCTTTGCGGGAACCTACTTCCCGCCCGATGACAGGGGTGGTGTACCCGGCCTCAGGACAATCCTCGAAAGGGTGGTTCTGCTCTGGAAGAACGCCCCTGAGGGAATAGTAAAAACCGCCAGGGAGGTTGTCAGTGCCCTTAAAAAGTCTGTGACAGAATCATCCGAACTCAAACCTGAAACCGTGGATGCAGCATATGAGTATCTAAGGAGGAACTTCGATGCCAGGAACGGCGGCTTCGGGTCCTACCAGAAGTTCCCGACCCCCCACAACATCTACTTCCTCCTGAGGTATCACCTGAGGCGAGGGGACGATGAGTCCCTGAGGATGGTTAACCTGACCCTCAGGAGGATGAGATACGGGGGCATATATGACCAGCTTGGCTACGGATTCCACAGATACGCGGTTGAGCCCACCTGGACTGTGCCCCACTTTGAGAAGATGCTCTATGATCAGGCACTGATACTGAAAGCCTACCTGGAGGCCTTCCAGGTTACCTGTGATGATCTCTACAAACAGACATCCCTTGAGATTGTTGAATACGTCCTTGGAAACCTCCAGTCCCCTGAGGGGGCTTTCTATTCAGCAGAGGATGCCGAGAGTGAGGGAGTTGAGGGTAAGTACTACCTCTGGAGGGCCTCTGAGATACGCGAGGCCCTGGGGGATGAGGCAGACGTTGTAATGCGCTACTTCAACGTCCTTGAGGATGGAAACTTTGCATGTGATATGAGGGGGGAGAACATACTCCACATAGGCTCCCCAGAGATGGTTGCAGATGAGTTCGACCTCACGCCTGGTGAGCTCAATGAGATCATAGAGCAAGCAAGGAGGGCCCTCCTCGAGAGGAGAATGGAGCGGCCGGCCCCCGCCATGGATGATAAGATATTAACGGACTGGAACGGCCTCATGCTTGGGGCCCTTGCAGCTTGTGGGAGGATCCTCGACAGCAAAGAGGCCCTGGCCGCCGCAAAGAGGTGCCTTAAATTCATCATGAACAACCTGCACGTGGATGATGAGCTTCTTCACCGCTACCGTGACGGGGAGGCTGGAATAGACGGGAAACTCGATGATTACGCATTTCTCATCTGGGGCCTCCTTGAGTTGTATGATGCGACCTTCAGGGAGGGTTACGTTGATATGGCCCTTGAACTATCAGAATCCCTTGAGGATAGATTCGGTGCCCCTCATGGTGGATTCTATTCAACCGATGACCCCCGGCTGATAGTAAGACCCATGGATGCTACTGATGGTGTTATACCCTCAGGGAACTCTGTGCAGATGCTAAACCTCCTGAGGCTGGGGGGCATCCTCGAGGATGATGATCTAACAGAATCTGCCAGGGGAGTGATGGGGGCCTTTGCCGGTGATGTTGAATCTGCACCGGCAGCCCACACATTCCTCCTATCCAATTTAGAGTGGGCCCTCAGTGGCGGGAGGTCACTCACCATCGTCTGCAGCGGAAAACCCGTTATACCTCTGGAGCTCAGGAAGAAACTGATACCCGACTTCACCATGACCGTTATGCCCCGTGACTGGCCCACTGCACCCCCACACCTGAGGGATAAGGGGGCTCCCCCTGAGGGCTGCGCATACTACCTCTGTGATGGCAGAAGATGCTACCCGCCGCTGAATGATCCCATGGACGTCATGGAACACCTGGGGGTGATCTAA
- a CDS encoding copper-translocating P-type ATPase, whose amino-acid sequence MEMHRHHEMEYRRRFIVCLLLTIPVILLGELPTGTVLVSFEGSELAVLIISSIIFFYGGYPFLRGSLREISSRTPGMMTLIAVAITVAYIYSLGVLAGLEGMVFFVELVTLIDVMLLGHWIEMRSVRSASGAIERLARLIPKKAHLLVDGKVEDVDVATLKPGDIVLVRSAEKIPTDGTVIKGESHVNEALLTGESVPVRKSPGDRVIGGSLNTGGSLTVEVERVGEESFISQIIQLVGTAQEGRTRTQVLADRAAFWLTLVALTGGALTFTAWYALGMGAFFSLERSVTVMVTACPHALGLAIPLVIAVSTAISAGRGILIRNREAFENAMNPDVVVFDKTGTLTVGELGITDVISFDPEMDEGEILSYAAAVESASSHPIARGIVEAVDEVLPVENFAAIGGRGVMGHVNGSRVKVLSYSYTEELGLMVKDPRVDELMEQPKTTVFVTVNDELKGCIALADVIRPEARDAIRILKSRGVRCMMLTGDSQRVAEWVASELGIEEYQAELIPQEKYEVISDLQGDGLRVAVVGDGVNDAPALAQADIGIAIGAGTDVAIESADVVLVRSNPMGVVDLMDLASATYSKMKENLIWATGYNVIALPLAAGVLYGQGLILTPAMGAILMSVSTVIVALNAKTFSFRGQSG is encoded by the coding sequence ATGGAAATGCACAGACACCATGAAATGGAATACAGGAGGCGGTTCATTGTATGCCTCCTCCTTACCATCCCTGTTATCCTGCTTGGTGAACTGCCAACAGGGACTGTCCTGGTAAGCTTTGAGGGTAGTGAACTGGCTGTTCTCATCATATCCTCCATCATATTCTTCTATGGGGGCTACCCCTTCCTGAGGGGATCCCTGAGGGAGATCTCATCCAGAACCCCCGGTATGATGACCCTCATCGCAGTGGCCATAACAGTGGCTTACATCTACAGCCTGGGGGTACTGGCGGGCCTTGAGGGCATGGTATTCTTCGTTGAACTTGTAACCCTTATTGACGTAATGCTTCTGGGTCACTGGATCGAGATGAGATCCGTCCGGAGCGCCTCAGGGGCCATTGAGAGGCTTGCAAGGCTCATCCCCAAGAAGGCCCACCTCCTGGTCGACGGGAAGGTTGAGGATGTTGATGTTGCCACCCTCAAACCAGGTGACATTGTGCTTGTGAGGTCAGCAGAGAAGATACCCACCGATGGGACTGTGATAAAGGGGGAGTCCCATGTAAATGAGGCGCTGCTCACAGGGGAGTCAGTTCCCGTCAGGAAGTCCCCCGGTGACCGGGTTATTGGGGGTTCCCTAAACACCGGAGGCTCCCTAACCGTGGAGGTGGAGCGTGTTGGTGAGGAATCATTCATTTCCCAGATAATCCAGCTTGTGGGAACAGCCCAGGAGGGGAGGACAAGGACGCAGGTGCTGGCAGACAGGGCGGCATTCTGGTTAACACTTGTCGCCCTTACAGGGGGGGCCCTCACATTCACAGCATGGTACGCCCTTGGTATGGGGGCCTTCTTCTCACTTGAAAGGTCAGTGACGGTCATGGTCACCGCCTGCCCCCATGCCCTGGGACTTGCAATACCCCTTGTGATAGCGGTCTCCACCGCAATCTCAGCGGGAAGGGGGATACTCATAAGGAACCGGGAAGCCTTCGAAAACGCCATGAACCCTGATGTTGTTGTCTTTGACAAGACAGGGACACTGACTGTTGGTGAGCTGGGTATAACCGATGTCATATCCTTTGACCCTGAAATGGATGAGGGGGAGATACTATCCTATGCTGCAGCCGTTGAGTCAGCCTCCAGTCACCCCATAGCCAGGGGCATAGTTGAGGCCGTGGATGAGGTGCTCCCTGTGGAGAACTTTGCGGCGATAGGTGGAAGGGGCGTTATGGGGCATGTGAACGGCTCAAGGGTGAAGGTACTCAGCTACAGTTACACAGAGGAACTGGGACTCATGGTCAAGGACCCCCGGGTTGATGAACTCATGGAGCAGCCAAAAACCACGGTCTTTGTAACCGTGAATGATGAACTGAAGGGCTGCATCGCCCTTGCAGATGTCATACGCCCCGAGGCCAGGGATGCCATCAGGATTCTCAAATCAAGGGGTGTAAGGTGTATGATGTTAACCGGTGACAGCCAGAGGGTCGCCGAGTGGGTTGCCTCAGAACTTGGCATTGAAGAATACCAGGCAGAACTCATCCCCCAGGAGAAATATGAGGTTATCAGTGATCTACAGGGTGATGGACTGAGGGTTGCCGTTGTGGGGGATGGTGTCAACGACGCCCCGGCCCTTGCACAGGCAGATATAGGAATAGCCATAGGGGCCGGGACCGACGTGGCGATTGAGAGTGCCGATGTGGTGCTTGTGAGGAGCAACCCCATGGGCGTTGTTGACCTCATGGACCTTGCATCGGCCACCTACAGCAAGATGAAGGAGAACCTGATCTGGGCCACAGGTTACAACGTCATAGCCCTCCCGCTTGCTGCCGGGGTGCTGTATGGTCAGGGTCTTATCCTGACGCCAGCCATGGGGGCCATACTCATGTCTGTAAGTACTGTCATAGTGGCCCTCAACGCCAAGACATTCAGCTTCAGGGGTCAGAGCGGTTAA
- the rbr gene encoding rubrerythrin → MKRTLENLTKAFIGESQARNRYTFYAKIAKKEGFEQISEIFLTTADNEREHAKWLFRLINQLREEAGDEPESIVVDAEAPLILGSTDENLIAAIAGEHYENSEMYPEFADVAEEEGYPEIAKRLRAIAEAEKHHEERYRKLLKLVETGKVYRKEEPVVWVCRKCGYVHEGTEPPEKCPSCDHPARYFQVKCEEY, encoded by the coding sequence ATGAAAAGGACCCTGGAGAACCTTACAAAGGCCTTCATTGGTGAAAGCCAGGCAAGGAACAGGTACACCTTCTATGCGAAAATTGCAAAGAAGGAGGGATTCGAGCAGATATCTGAGATATTCCTGACCACCGCGGACAATGAGAGGGAACACGCCAAGTGGCTCTTCCGCCTCATAAATCAACTCAGAGAGGAAGCAGGGGATGAGCCCGAGTCCATTGTTGTGGATGCCGAGGCCCCCCTCATACTTGGAAGTACCGATGAGAACCTGATAGCTGCCATTGCAGGTGAACACTACGAAAACAGCGAAATGTACCCTGAATTTGCCGATGTTGCAGAGGAGGAGGGGTACCCTGAGATTGCCAAGAGGCTCAGGGCAATAGCAGAGGCAGAGAAACACCACGAGGAACGTTACAGAAAGCTACTTAAACTTGTTGAAACAGGCAAGGTTTACAGGAAGGAGGAACCTGTGGTCTGGGTCTGCAGGAAGTGTGGCTACGTCCATGAGGGTACAGAGCCACCAGAGAAGTGTCCATCATGTGACCACCCCGCCAGATACTTCCAGGTGAAATGTGAGGAGTACTAG
- a CDS encoding desulfoferrodoxin — translation MTERNQIFQCNVCGNIVEVLNPGAGQLVCCNQPMELLVARRTDVGPEKHVPVVEGSGDGIRVKIGEVPHPMEDNHHIQWVEVIAGEEVHRRDLSPGDRPEAEFPVDPDSEFMVRAYCNIHGLWY, via the coding sequence ATGACAGAAAGGAACCAGATATTTCAGTGCAACGTCTGCGGAAACATCGTTGAGGTGCTCAACCCCGGTGCGGGTCAGCTTGTATGCTGCAACCAGCCAATGGAGCTCCTCGTTGCAAGAAGGACAGATGTTGGCCCTGAAAAGCACGTGCCAGTTGTTGAGGGGAGCGGCGATGGAATCAGGGTTAAAATTGGTGAGGTACCCCACCCAATGGAGGATAACCATCACATACAGTGGGTGGAGGTCATAGCAGGGGAGGAGGTCCACAGGAGGGATCTCAGTCCAGGTGACAGGCCAGAGGCGGAATTCCCTGTTGACCCTGACTCAGAGTTCATGGTGAGGGCCTACTGCAACATCCATGGACTCTGGTACTGA
- a CDS encoding VOC family protein, with translation MKIKYITMIVKDMDESVRFYRDVMGFEVDSQYNLGDHGEITLLRGEGETMVELIRNPINKHGLFSVGMDVDDLEVTLQELRSRGAKVVMEPTPITVGKLAFIEDPNGVRIALIQHMDSE, from the coding sequence ATGAAAATTAAATACATAACCATGATAGTTAAAGATATGGATGAATCCGTCCGATTTTACCGGGATGTAATGGGTTTTGAGGTGGATAGCCAATATAACCTCGGAGATCATGGTGAGATAACCCTCCTCAGGGGTGAAGGGGAAACCATGGTGGAGCTCATAAGGAATCCCATCAATAAACACGGACTATTCTCGGTGGGAATGGACGTTGATGACCTTGAAGTCACACTTCAGGAGCTGAGGTCCCGGGGGGCAAAGGTTGTAATGGAACCAACACCCATAACTGTGGGAAAACTTGCATTCATAGAGGACCCCAATGGGGTGAGGATAGCCCTGATTCAGCACATGGACAGTGAGTGA
- a CDS encoding sodium:proton antiporter: MEYVAFSVAVIILLGLLFSRAFNRIGIPGILGMLLLGMLIGPHGLNLISKSIMDVSPDLRVIALIIILLRAGFGINLESLRKVGMTAVKMSFIPDMVEGFAVMFAAHYILGLSLIEAGILGFVIAAVSPAVIVPQMLSFIERRMGTAKGIPTIILTGASVDDVVSITLFSVFLGMYRGQQVNFLVEALGVPISILTGIVAGLALGLSLVYLFRKFEIRNTEKTLIILGAAILLKNGGDILSAHVPIAALVGVMVTGLVILERMPETGLKLSEKFNKVWIFAEILLFVLVGAAVDVKLIFQVGLLGLAVILLGLAARSMGVLLALRGSNLNLRERVFCIAAYIPKATVQAAVGAIPLAAGVAAGQTILAMAVLAILFTAPVGSLAVRITGERFLEVEGAP, from the coding sequence TTGGAGTATGTTGCATTCAGCGTAGCTGTTATTATCTTACTTGGCCTTCTTTTCAGCAGGGCATTCAACCGTATCGGAATACCTGGAATCCTGGGGATGCTTTTACTTGGTATGCTGATAGGCCCCCATGGACTGAACCTGATATCAAAAAGTATAATGGACGTTTCACCGGACCTCAGGGTCATAGCACTTATAATAATCCTCCTGAGGGCTGGTTTCGGTATAAACCTTGAAAGCCTCAGAAAGGTGGGTATGACCGCGGTTAAGATGAGTTTCATACCCGACATGGTTGAGGGTTTCGCTGTGATGTTCGCGGCCCACTACATACTGGGGCTTTCACTCATAGAGGCGGGTATCCTTGGTTTTGTTATAGCCGCAGTTTCACCTGCAGTTATAGTCCCACAGATGCTCTCCTTCATTGAGAGGAGGATGGGGACAGCCAAAGGTATACCCACCATTATACTGACAGGCGCATCTGTGGATGACGTTGTTTCAATAACCCTCTTCTCGGTGTTCCTGGGAATGTATCGGGGACAGCAGGTTAACTTCCTTGTGGAGGCCCTGGGAGTCCCGATATCCATCCTGACAGGTATAGTTGCAGGTCTTGCCCTTGGACTTTCCCTAGTGTATCTCTTCAGGAAATTTGAGATAAGAAACACTGAGAAGACACTCATCATTCTGGGAGCTGCAATACTTCTTAAAAATGGAGGGGATATACTCAGTGCACATGTCCCGATAGCAGCACTGGTTGGTGTGATGGTAACGGGACTTGTTATACTTGAGAGGATGCCTGAGACGGGACTGAAGCTCTCTGAGAAATTCAACAAGGTATGGATATTTGCAGAGATACTGCTCTTCGTGCTTGTGGGGGCAGCGGTTGACGTTAAACTCATATTCCAGGTGGGTCTCCTGGGACTTGCAGTGATACTCCTGGGTCTTGCAGCAAGGAGCATGGGTGTGCTCCTGGCACTCAGGGGCTCCAACCTCAATTTGAGGGAAAGGGTGTTCTGCATAGCAGCTTACATACCAAAAGCTACTGTTCAGGCAGCCGTGGGTGCAATACCCCTTGCCGCGGGGGTTGCAGCGGGTCAGACAATACTCGCAATGGCGGTGCTTGCCATACTCTTCACGGCACCTGTGGGATCGCTGGCTGTTAGAATCACAGGGGAAAGGTTTCTGGAGGTTGAAGGGGCCCCATAA
- a CDS encoding MFS transporter, producing the protein MNRATKFIIILGIVSLLADMTYEGARGITGPFMAFLGASAFMVGFAAGFGELSGYLIRFLSGYISDRTGRYWFITFAGYLINLIAVPLLAFAGNWQVAVLLIIMERMGKGLRTPPRDAILSYASSSMGHGTGFGIHEALDQIGAVAGPFIVFLVLALGGGFREGFLVLAVPAVMALSVLTAGYLLFPRPGELETSTRIDYTSFRGSYWIYLLAVCFIALGYADFPLVGYHLGVSGVLDSSMIPVLYSLAMLTDAVSALIFGRYFDRYGFRVMALAVFISMLYAPLAFLGGSLAAFTGAALWGVGMGAQESVMRAAVSRFSPPEKRGSAYGTFNMVFGVAWFSGSLLMGYLYGVWIPAVVLFSVITQSAAIAVIAGIERMEGKVTR; encoded by the coding sequence ATGAATAGGGCAACTAAATTCATAATCATACTTGGAATTGTGAGTCTCCTTGCTGACATGACCTATGAGGGTGCCAGGGGAATAACAGGGCCATTCATGGCCTTTCTAGGCGCCAGCGCATTCATGGTTGGATTTGCGGCAGGTTTCGGTGAACTTTCAGGGTACCTCATAAGGTTCCTTTCAGGGTACATCTCAGATAGAACAGGGAGGTACTGGTTCATAACATTTGCCGGCTACCTTATCAACCTTATCGCTGTGCCTCTACTTGCATTTGCAGGTAACTGGCAGGTGGCGGTTCTCCTGATAATAATGGAGAGGATGGGTAAGGGCCTCAGAACACCACCCAGGGATGCTATTTTATCATACGCCTCCTCCAGTATGGGTCATGGAACTGGGTTCGGGATACATGAGGCTCTTGACCAGATCGGGGCTGTTGCAGGACCTTTCATAGTTTTCCTGGTCCTGGCACTTGGCGGAGGGTTCAGGGAGGGGTTCCTGGTCCTTGCAGTTCCAGCGGTCATGGCACTTTCAGTTCTAACTGCAGGGTACCTGCTCTTTCCGCGTCCAGGTGAACTTGAAACCTCAACAAGAATTGATTACACGTCCTTCAGGGGCTCCTACTGGATTTACTTGCTCGCTGTATGTTTCATAGCCCTCGGGTACGCTGATTTTCCACTTGTGGGTTACCACCTTGGAGTGAGCGGGGTTCTGGATTCATCAATGATTCCTGTCCTCTATTCCCTTGCAATGCTTACAGATGCCGTCTCAGCGCTCATCTTTGGAAGGTACTTTGACAGGTATGGTTTCAGGGTTATGGCCCTTGCGGTGTTCATATCCATGCTCTATGCCCCCCTTGCCTTCCTTGGCGGGTCACTGGCAGCGTTTACTGGCGCCGCACTCTGGGGTGTGGGTATGGGTGCCCAGGAGTCTGTTATGAGGGCTGCTGTTTCAAGATTTTCCCCACCAGAGAAGAGGGGCTCAGCCTACGGGACATTCAACATGGTGTTTGGGGTCGCCTGGTTTTCAGGAAGCCTCCTTATGGGTTACCTCTACGGTGTATGGATACCCGCGGTTGTCCTGTTTTCAGTTATAACCCAGTCAGCTGCCATAGCTGTAATAGCTGGTATTGAAAGGATGGAGGGGAAGGTTACTAGATGA